The segment ACGGCACCAACAGCACGGTGAACGGCCCGGTCTCCGGCCGCGCATCGGCCCTTCAGCAGCAGCTGTCCGGGCTGGGCTACACCGCGGCCGGCACCGACTCCGCGCTCACCACCCAGGCCGACACCACGGTCACGTACCGGGACAAGGCGCAGCGGGGCGACGCCCTGGCCCTGGCGAAGGCGCTCGGACTCCCCAAGGACGCGGTCCGGGAGTCGAGTTCGGCCACCGGCATGCGGCTGGTCGTCGGCAACGACTGGCGCACCGGCTCGGCGTACCCGGAACAGCCGGGCGACGAGAAGGGCGCGGACAAGGCCCCGGACAGCGCGGACGCGCTCAACGGCCAGGACACCAAGGCCTGTATGAAGGTGAATCCGTCGTACGCCTTCTAGGCGGGGGGCGGGGCTGCCGCTTCCAGGCGGGGGGCTGGGGCTTCCGCTTCCAGGCGGTGGCCCGGGCTGCCGCTTCCAGGCGGGGGACCGGGTCGGCTGCTTCTGGGTGCCCCCGGGGGCCGGGGCGGCCGCGGTTGGCGTTGCGCGGCGGCCCAGTTGGTTTTTTCCCCGCCGCCCACCCCCCTTCGGGGGGTGGGCGGGTGTAGAGGGCAGGGCCCGGCTACTCGGCCCCGGTTACTCGGCCTCCGCCGCCGGCGTCATGACCGCCGGGCGGCGGCTGGCGATGACCCGCTTGGCGAGTGAGCGGGGGCTGGTCAGGAAGCCCGCACCCCAGGCCAGGTGCATGGTGGCCAGGGCGACCGGGATCTGGACGCGGGCCTTGAGCGACAGCCCCTTGCCGGCCGGTACCGAGCCCGCGGTGATGGCGGCGAGATAGCCGGCCGGGACGACCAGGCCCCAGGGGGTGACGGCGGCGCCGATCACCAGGCCCGCCGCGATGGCGCACACCGCGGTCGGCGGTGCGAGGTAGCGCAGGTTGATCGAACCGGCGTGGTAGCGGGCGACGACATGGCGCCACTTGCCGTAGTCCTTGTACTGCTTGGCCAGCGCCTTGACGCTGGGCCGCGGGCGGTACTGGACCTTCAGCTCGGGCGAGAACCAGATCGCGCCTCCGGCCTCCCGGATGCGGAAGTTCAGCTCCCAGTCCTGGGCGCGGATGAACTCCTCGTTGTAGCCGCCCTGCTGCTCCAGCGCCTCGCGGCGGAAGACGCCGAGGTAGACGGTCTCGGCGGGGCCCGCCTGACCTCCGGTGTGGAAGGCGGCATTGCCCACGCCGATCTTGGAGGTCATCGCCGCGGCGACCGCGTCCTCCCAGGCGTTCTCACCCTCGGCGTGCATGATGCCGCCGACGTTCGCGGCGCCGGTCTCCTCCAGGAGGCGCACGGCGGTGGCGATGTAATTCGGCGAGAGCATGCCGTGGCCGTCGACGCGCACCACGATCGGGTGCCGGGAGGCCTTGATCGCGGCGTTCAGCGCGGCGGGCGTGCGGCCGGTGGGGTTGGGCACCGTGTGCACCCGGGCGTCCTCGGCGACGAGCTCGGCGGCGATCTCGTCCGTACGGTCCGTGGACGGGCCGAGGGCGATCACCACCTCCATCTCACCGGCGTACTCCTGCTCCAGGATGTGCCGGACCGAATTGCGCAGGTGACGTTCCTCATTGAGCACCGGCATGATCACGGAGACGGCCGGGGGCTGCTGCTGCGGCATGGTTCCTCGGGGGTACGGCCCGCGGCGGAGCCGCCAGCGACGGCAGCGCCCGCCGGGAGACTGCAGAATCGCGCCCACGTTACCGCGAATGGGGGGTGCCCCCGGACGCAGCCGGGTGGCCGGATGCCGGATACCCGGCGTGTGGTGCTTTGCGGCCGATCATATGGACCTACGGTGTCCTCGTCCGATTGATACCGGCTTGCCCCGCTCCCCTGCTGCCCCGTTCCCGTGCGGCCCGCTCCCCGCCGGGCCCCGCTCACGCCGTCCAGCCGCGGAGGTGTCCCCCGTGACCGCGCCGTTCCGCTCCCCCCGTCCGGCCCGGCGCCGGGCCGCCCGGCCTGTTACGCGCCGGCGCCCGCCGGGCACGCGCTGGGGGCTGCGGATCGGCGCCGTCGTGTCCGTGCTGCTGCTGGCGGCGAGCGGCGTCGGGCACGCCGTGGTCACCGGGGTGGAGAGCGGCATCGGCCGGGTGGACGCCTTCAAGGGCATGAGCAACCGGCCCGGAGGCGGCGACGGGCTGAACTTCCTGGTCGTCGGCACGGACGGGCGCGACCGGCTCACCGCGGCGGAGAAGCAGAAGTACCACCTGGGCGGAGCGCCCTGTCACTGCACCGACACCCTGATGCTGGTGCACCTCTCCGCCGACCGGGACCGCGCCAGCGTGATCAGCCTGCCCCGCGACTCCTACGCCGAGGTCCCCGCGCACACGGACGCCGTCACCGGCCGCCGGCGCGCCGAGCACCCCATCAAGCTGAACGCGGCCTATGCCGAGGGCGGCCCCAGCCTCACCGTGCGGACCGTCGAGCACATGACGGGGGTGCATATCGACCACTACCTGGAGGTCGACTTCACCAGCTTCATGCGCAGCGTGGACGCGGTCGGCGGGGTGGAGATCTGCACGGTACGGCCGCTGCGCGACAGCTTCACGGGGCTGGATCTGCCGGTCGGCAAGTCGCGGCTCAACGGCGGCCAGGCGCTTCAGTACGTGCGCTCGCGGCATGTCGACGGCTCCGCCGACCTCGGCCGGATACAGCGCCAGCAGCGCTTCCTGGCCGCTCTCATCCACAAGATCACCTCCTCCGGAGTGCTGATGAACCCCATCCGCTTCAGGGACGTCGCCGACACGATGCTCCGGTCCGTACGGGCCGATTCGGGCTTCGGGGCCAACGACCTGGTCGACCTCGGGCAGGCGATGCGCGGTTTCACCCCGTCGTCCTCGGAGTTCACGTCCGTGCCGCTGGGTGATGTGGCCCAGCCGGTGCCGGGCGTCGGCTCGACCGTGCGCTGGGACCCGGTGCAGGCGCCGAAGCTGTTCCGGGCGATCCGCGAGGACCAGCCGATCACGGTGCCCCGGGACCGGGACGAGCCGCGGGCCAGGGTCGTGGACATCCCGCCGGGCCAGGTCCAGGTGCGGGTCGACAACGGCAGCGACCGGACCGGCCTCGCCGCCACGGTGGCGGAGGAGCTGCGCGCCAGCGGCTTCGCCACGACCGGCGTGCCGGGCAACGCCGCCCACGGCAAGGTGCCCCGGACCGTCATCGTCTACGACCCGCGCTGGGACCGCTCGGCCCGCTCGCTGGCCGCCGCGCTGCCCGGCACGGAGCTACGGCCGGCGGCCGGGCGGGGTCCGGTGATGCAGGTGACGGTGGGCCGGAGCCAGGGGGCGGTGCAGCGGGTACGGGCCGAGGAGCCGCCGCAGAAGCCGGGCCGGATCTCGGCGATCACCGGGGACGAGGCGGTGTGCCCATGAGCGAGCGGAGCAGGAGGGTTCCCCCTTCCGGCGGCCGGGGGATCATCGCCAAAGGGTGCGTGCCTCGCGCCTGCGGGGCCGAGCGAAGCGAGGGTTCGGCATGAGTGTCCCCGCGCCCCGCCGTACCGCGCCCCGGCCGCCCGTGCGCCGCCCGGACGCCCGCTGCCGCGCCCGCCGGGTCACGGTGGCCACCGCCGCGCTGTGCCTGGTCGCGGCCACCGCCGCCGCGGCGCCGCCGGCGCCTCCCGCCCCGACCGGCTGCGGGGAGCTGGTGCGCGGCCAGCTGTGTCTCCAGGGGCCGGTGGGGGCCGACGGGATGTACACCGCGACCTACCGGCGGAGCGGGTCGGCGGCCGGTCTCGACGAGATCGCCGTGCGGCTCGGCTACCAGCGCAAGAACGAGAGGATCACCGCCTTCCCCGGCTGGTTCGGCACCCGGCGGACCCAGGGCGGTGCGGTCGGGCTGAGCGGCCGGGTGGAGATGCTCGCGGAGGAGTGCATCCGGGGCGTCATGGAGCGGGGAGAGACGCTCTACGTCACAAAGTGGACCTGCGATTGAGGCCCGCGATGGGTGAGATGCACGGGATGTACGAGATGTATCGGATTTCCTGAAAGGGGCGCACTGTGTGGCAGGTTGTGCTGGGCGTCACGCCCACCACGGCGGCGCTCTGCCTGGTCCTGGCGCTGGCGGCGGCGGTGGCGCTCGCCCTGTGGACGGCGCTCGTCCCGGACAGCGGCACACCGCGCACCACGGCCCGTGCGCTGCTGGCCGGCTGGCTGCTGCTGTTCCTGCTGGCGACGCTCGCACCGAGCCAGCCGGTCGGCTCCGGGGACGCGACGGTGTGGTGGCGGCCCGGTGAGGGACTGTTCGACCTGGGCGCCCAGCTGGAGCCCGGGGAGCTGGCGATGCTGGTGCGGCGGCAGATCGCCAATGCCGCGCTGTTCGTGCCCGCACCGCTGCTGCTGCGGTTCGCCGCGCCGCGCGCGTCGGCCGCCGGGGCGTTCCTGCTGGGCGTGGGGCTGTGCCTGGTCATCGAGACGGCGCAGCTGCTGATGCGGGCCGGGCGGATCGCCGATATCGACGATGTGATCTGCGCGGCGGCCGGCACCGTCATCGGTACGGGGCTGGCGCTGGCAGCGCAGCTCGGGGTCGCCGCTATGCGTCGTCGAGGCCTTCCGCGGCGCGCCGTTCGCGCAGCTCCATGATCGCGCGACGGCGGGCGAGGCGGTGCGTCCGGCGGATCTGCGCCTCCTGGTAGCGGCGCTTGTCACGCTCGGTCTCGGGGAGCACCGGCGGCACCCGGCGCGGCTTGCCCTGCTCGTCGACGGCGGCGAAGACGAGGTAGGCGGAGCCGACCTGCTGGGCCGGGCTGGACTCGTTCCAGCGCTCGGCCAGGACCCGTACGCCGACCTCCATCGAGGAGCGCCCGGTCCAGTTGACCTGGGCGCGGACATGCACGAGGTCGCCGATCCGGACCGGTTCGAGGAAGGCCATCTCGTCCATGGAGGCGGTCACGGCCGGTCCGCCGGAGTGGCGGCCGGCCACCGCGCCCGCCGCGTCGTCGACGAGCTTCATGATCACGCCGCCGTGCACCGTTCCCAGGAGGTTCGTGTCACCCGCCGTCATGATGTGGCTGAGTGTGATGCGGGACACGGAAGTGGGCTTGCCCACCACCTCGTCCTCGGGGTTGTCGGTGACGAGTTCGGTCATGGAACCAGCCTAAGCGGCACCCGTACGGCCCCACCCCGCCCCCGTCGTGAGACTGGTCTCGCCATATGCGCAGGTCCGTGACACAGGTCTCATGGCCGCCGCCGGAATCCATCCGGAATGGTTGCTTCCATTAGTGCAGGTCGGAATGGTCATGGCCGCTTGCGGTATGCGGCGGAAGGCCGCCGTAGCTTTGCATCAGCTCTGCAACAGCAGTGGCCCGATCCGGCACCCGCCCTATGGAGCACCCCCTTATGGCGTGCACACTTCCCCGTATGAATGAGTGGCCCAACGGGTGGTCCGGCGACCAGAGCGGCAACCGGTACGGATACGGCAGTGGCAGTGCCGAGCCGGAGGGTGCGCGCGCCATGCCCCAGGTGCGGCGTGACGCAGGCCCCGGCTATCAGCGGCACGAGCCTCCGATGCCGGCGTCGATGTCCCCGCGCAGGGGGGCGTCCGTACCGCCGCAGCAGTCCCAGGGCTACGACGATTCATACGACGACGGCTACAACACCGGCCAGGTCTACGGCGGTGGCCGCGGCGGCGGTGGCGGCCACGACGACGGCTACGGCCCGGGCCGCCCCGGCCGGCCGCGCCCGCAGTGGGGCAAGCGCATCAAGTGGACGGTCATCACCCTGGTCGCGGTGCTGGCGGTCACCTCGGTCGCCACCTACTTCTGGGCCGACGGCAAGCTCCGCCGCAAGGTCGACCTGAGCAAGGTCATCGACCGCCCGGAGACCGGCGACGGCACGAACTACCTGATCGTCGGCTCGGACAGCCGCGCGGGCATGACCGCCGAGCAGAAGCGCAAGCTGCACACCGGCTCCGCCGAGGGCAAGCGCACCGACTCGATGATGATCCTGCACGACGGCAGCAACGGCCCGACGCTGATATCCCTGCCGCGTGACTCGGACGTGGAGATACCCACGTACATCGGCTCGGACTCCGGCAAGAAGTACCCGGGCACCGGGCGGCACACCAAGCTCAACGCGGCCTATGCCGAGGACGGCCCGGAGCTGCTGGTGCGCACCATCGAGTACAACACCAAGCTGCACATCGACCACTACGTCGAGATCGGCTTCGCCGGCTTCGCCAACATCGTGGACGCCATCGGCGGGGTCGAGATGGACCTCCCCAAGGCGATCAAGGACAAGGACTCCGGCGCCGACTTCCCGGCCGGCAAGCAGACCCTCAACGGCCAGCAGGCGCTCGCCTACGTCCGCACCCGGCACGCCTTCGCCCAGCAGGACCTGGACCGGACGAAGAACCAGCAGAAGTTCCTGGCGACGCTGGCGAGCCAGACCGCCACCCCCGCCACGGTCCTCAACCCCTTCAAGCTCTACCCGACGATGAGCGCCGGCCTGGACACGCTCGTCGTCGACAAGGACATGGGCCTGTGGTCCCTGGGCAACATGTTCTTCGCGATGAAGGGCGTCACCGGCGGCGAGGGCAAGTCCATGAACATGCCGGTCTCCGGCAGCAACGGCGGCAACCTGGTCTGGGACAAGACCAAGCTCCGCCAGCTGGTGCAGCAGCTCAACAACGACGAGAAGGTCACGGTCAGCAGCAACTGACGCGGCCGACCGCGGAGACTGCGGAGACTGCAAAGACAAAGGGGCCCCGGACCGCCGTTGCGGTCCGGGGCCCTCTGCTTGTCCGTGCGGCTACTGCGGCAGGTTGCGCGCCATCACGATCCGCTGGACCTGGTTGGTGCCCTCGTAGATCTGGGTGATCTTGGCGTCCCGCATCATCCGCTCGACCGGGTAGTCACGGGTGTAGCCGTAGCCGCCGAGCAGCTGGACGGCGTCCGTGGTGATCTCCATGGCCGCGTCCGAGGCGTAGCACTTGGCCGCCGCGCCGAAGAACGTCAGGTCCTCGCCCTTGCCGCCGGCCGATATCCGCTCGGAGCGGGCGGCCGCGGCGTAGGTCAGCTGGCGGGCCGCCTCCACCTTCATGGCCATGTCGGCGAGCATGAACTGCACGCCCTGGAAGTCACCGATCGGCTTGCCGAACTGCTTGCGCTCCTGGACGTAGCCCTTGGCGTAGTCCAGGGCGCCCTGGGCGATGCCGAGCGCCTGGGCCGCGATGGTGATGCGGGTGTGGTCCAGGGTCTTCATGGCGGTGGCGAAGCCGGTGCCCTCCGCGCCGATCATGCGGTCGGCGGGGATCCGGACGTTGTCGAGGTAGACCTCGCGGGTCGGGGAGCCCTTGATGCCGAGCTTCTTCTCCGGGGCGCCGAAGGAGACGCCCTCGTCGCCCTTCTCGACGACGAAGGCCGAGATGCCCTTGGAGCGCTTCTCCGGGTCGGTGACGGCCATCACCGTGTAGTACTCGCTGACGCCGGCGTTGGTGATCCAGCGCTTGACGCCGTTGAGGATGTAGTGGTCACCGTCGCGGACGGCCTTGGTCTTCATCCCGGCCGCGTCCGAACCGGCGTCCGGCTCGCTCAGGCAGTACGAGAACATCGCGTCGCCCTTGGCCAGCGGGCCCAGGTACTTCGCCTTCAGCTCCTCGGAGCCGGAGAGGATCACCGGCAGCGAGCCGAGCTTGTTGACCGCCGGGATGAGGGAGGACGACGCACAGACGCGGGCGACCTCCTCGATGACGATGACGGTCGCCAGCGCGTCGGCACCGGCCCCGCCGTAGGTCTCCGGTACGTGGACGGCGTGCAGGTCGTTGGCGACCAGCGCGTCGAGCGCCTCCTGCGGGAAGCGGGCCTCCTCGTCCACCGCGGCGGCGAACGGCGCGATCTTCGCCTCGGCGAGCGAGCGCACCGACTCGCGGAGCATGTCGTGCTCCTCGGATGGCCGGTACAGATCGAAATCAGCGGTTCCCGCCAAGGTTTCTCACTCCCCTGTGAGCTGAACTACTAGTGCTAACTACCGTTAAGTAACCCGTATTCCTCTCCGGATTCTAGGCGCCGATCCCGGCTGCGGATACGTGAGGTTGCCGACAGTTACCCACGCAGCCCGGAAGCGGCTGGAGTAGGCCATTCCCCTCCCGACTATGCTCGGTCAGCGCCGTTTTCCGCCCACCCGTCGCCGACCACCGCCCCTCAACGCCGGCGCTCCGCGCCACACCTGCCTGTTTGGAGCATCCATGCCCCTCAAGATCACCGTGATCGGCACCGGCTACCTCGGCGCCACCCACGCCGCGGCCATGGCCGAGCTGGGCTTCGAGGTGCTGGGTCTCGACGTGGTCCCCGAGAAGATCGAGATGCTGCAGCGGGGCGAGGTCCCGATGTACGAGCCCGGTCTGGAGGATCTGCTGCGCCGCCATGTCGCCGGGATCGAGGGGTCCAGCGGCCGGCTGCGCTTCACCACCTCCTACGAGGAGGCCGGGGCCTTCGGCGATGTGCACTTCGTCTGTGTGAACACCCCGCAGAAGCACGGTGAGTACGCCTGCGACATGTCGTACGTGGACAGCGCGTTCGACGCGCTGGCACCGCATCTGACCCGGCCCACGCTGGTGGTCGGCAAGTCCACGGTGCCGGTGGGCAGCGCGGCCCGGCTCGCCGTACGGCTGGCCGCGGCCGCCCCCGCGGGCGAGGCCGCCGAGCTGGCCTGGAACCCGGAGTTCCTGCGCGAGGGCTTCGCCGTCAAGGACACCCTGCACCCCGACCGGATCGTCGCCGGTGTGGCCGGGGAGCGGGCCGAGGAACTGCTGCGGGAGGTGTACGCCAAGCCGATCTCCGAGGGCTCGCCGTTCATCGTCATGGACTACCCGACGTCCGAGCTGGTGAAGACCTCCGCCAACTCCTTCCTGGCGACCAAGATCTCCTTCATCAACGCGATGGCGGAGGTCTGCGAGGCGGCCGACGGCGATGTGGTGAAGCTGGCCGAGGCCATCGGGCACGACGACCGGATCGGCAAGAAGTTCCTCCGGGCCGGTATCGGCTTCGGCGGCGGCTGCCTGCCCAAGGACCTGCGGGCGTTCATGGCCCGCGCCGGGGAGCTGGGCGCCGACCAGGCCCTGACCTTCCTCCGCGAGATCGACTCCATCAACATGCGGCGCCGCGGCCACATGGTCGAGCTGACCCGGGACGCGGTCGGCGGCGGCTTCCTCGGCAAGCGGGTCGCCGTACTGGGCGCGACCTTCAAGCCGGACTCGGACGACGTCCGCGACTCCCCCGCGCTCAATGTCGCCGGCCAGATCCACCTCCAGGGCGGCCAGGTCACCGTCTACGACCCCAAGGGCATGGAGAACGCCCGGCGGCTCTTCCCGACGCTGGCGTACGCGGACACCGCGCTGGAGGCGGTGCGCGGCGCGGATGTGGTGCTGCATCTGACGGAGTGGCGCGAGTTCCGGGAGCTGGACCCGGCGGCCCTGGGCGAGGTGGCCGCCGAGCGCCGCATCCTGGACGGCCGGAACGCCCTGGACCCGGCGCTGTGGCGCAAGGCCGGCTGGACGTACCGCGCACTGGGCCGCCCCCAGGCGTAAGCGCCCCCGCCTATCCGGACTCCGCGCGCCGGGCGCGGTAGGTCCGCATCTTCGCCCGGCTGCCGCAGACCGCCATGGTGCACCAGCGGCTGCGGCCGGCCGGGCTCCGGTCGTAGAAGACCCAGCGGCAGTCATGGGCCTCACAGGCCTTGAGCCGCGTCCAGGTGCCGTCCGCGACCGCGGCCGCGATGCCCGCCGCGACCTTGGCGGTGAACTGCCCGGCGCCACCGAGCCCCGGGGCCGGCCGCAGCGCGGCGCCCCCCTCGGGACGCACCGCCAGCACCAGCGGCGCGGCGGCGAACAGCCGCTCCAGCGTCCGGGCCGTCCCCTCCGGTACGCCGGTGCCGGCGGTATGCGCCAGACACACCTCCCGGAGCGCCTCCCGCAGCGCCTGAAGCGTCTCCAACTCCCCTTCGCCCGGCCCGGGTTCGGACACCCCGTACGCACGCAGAAGGGCGCCGGGGCCGCCGTCCGCGCTCAGCGCGTCCGCACCGGTCTCGATGTCGAGGGTGTTCACCAGATCCTGCACACACCGCAGGGAATCCGGAGCTGTTCGGGATGCCACCCTTGCCACGTTACCGATACCCGGCCATCATGCGGTAACGAAGTTACCGGTTGAGTGGATGAGGAGGTAACGCCATGGGTTTGATCAAACTAGGCGTCGTCGCAGTGGACTGCCCCGACGCCCGGGGGCTCGCCAACTTCTACGCCCAGGTGCTCGACTGGCAGGTGACCGGGGGCGACGACGAGTGGATCGAAATCGCCGGCCCCACCGGCCGCACCCTCGCCTTCCAGCAGGTGCCGGAGGCGGACTACCGTCCGCCGCAGTGGCCCGGCCAGGAGATGCCGCAGCAGTTCCATCTCGACTTCGACGTCCGCCGCGCGGACATCGACGAGGCCGAGCGCAAGGTGCTCGCCCTCGGGGCGAAGCGAGTCCAGGGGGACGCGGAGGGTCGCGACTGGCGGGTGTATCTGGACCCGGCGGGTCACCCGTTCTGCCTTTGCCTCAAGTAGGCGTTCCGCTGCGCTTTGTCTTCGGCCCACGTTTTCGGCTTTCCCGCCGTGGTGGTTGCTCGCCGTTTGTGGCCCGCTTGCGCGGTGCGTTTCGCTGCGCTTTGCCTCGGTCGATGTTTTCGGCTTGCTCGCCGTTGCGCCTGCGGCGGGCGTTGCCGCTGCGCGGGGCTGTTGGGGTGCGGTGACGGGCCTGCGCGGGTGGGGGTGCATGTCGGTGGTCCGGTGTGCGCCTTGTCGGTCGCAGTGAACTGGCTACGAATGGCCAGCCCCCACCCACCGTCACTCACTCCCCCAACGGGAGGGGACGGGCCGGAGGGGCCGGTGTGTGGGACGTAAAGCGAAGCAGTCCCACACACCGGCCCCGGAGGTCCGTCACCGCACCCACAAACCACCTGGCCCGCCGCAGGCGCAACGGCGAGGTCCCAGACGACGGGAAAGCCGAAAACGTGGGAATCAGCCGAAGGCTACCGCTTCCGCCGCCCGCAGCACCCGCACCGCGTTGCGCCAAGTCAGCTTGGCCAAGTCCTCCTCGGACCACTTACGGTCCAAGAGTTCGGCGATCAAGTTCGGGTAGCCCGCGACATCCGCCAGGCCGTCCGGCGTGAACGCCGTGCCGTCGAAGTCGCCGCCGATGCCGAGGTGGTCGACGCCGGCGACCTCCCGCATGTGGTCGAGGTGGTCCGCGACGGTCGCCGCGGTGGCCTTCGGGCGGGGATTGGCCGCCTCGAAGGCCCGCTGGACGGTCATGCCCGCCGCGGTGGTGTCGAGGTGATGCAGCCCGTGCGCGCGCATGTTCTCGTCGGCGCGCAGCGTCCACTCGCCGGCCGCGGGCAGCACGAACTTCGGCACGAAGGTGGCCATCGCGACCCCGCCGTTGGCGGGCAGCTGGGCGAGCACGTCGTCGGGGATGTTGCGCGGATGGTCGCAGACCGCACGCGCGGAGGAGTGCGAGAAGATCACCGGCGCGGTGCTGACGCGCAGCGCGTCCCGCATCGTGTCGGCCGAGACGTGCGAGAGGTCGACCAGCATCCCGCAGCGGTTCATCTCCCGGACGACCTCCTCGCCGAAGGGCGAGAGACCGTGGTGGCGCGGCTCGTCGGTCGCGGAGTCCGCCCAGTCGATGGTGTCGTTGTGGGTGAGCGTCATGTAGCGCACGCCCAGCTCGTAGAGCGCGCGCAGGGTGCCCAGCGAGTTGTTGATGGAGTGGCCGCCCTCGGCGCCCATGAGGGAGGCGATCCGGCCTTCCGCGCGGGCCGCCTCCATGTCGTCGGCGGTGCGGGCGAGCCGCAGCGCGTCGGGGTAGCGGGCGACCAGCTGCCGGACCACGTCGATCTGTTCGAGGGTGGCGGTGACGGCCTTGTCGCCCGCGTAGTCGGAGCGGACGTAGACCGACCAGAACTGTGCGCCGACGCCGCCGGCCCGCAGCCGCGGCAGATCGGTGTGCAGATGCGCGGACTGGTCGGTGGCGATATCGCGCTGGTCGAGGTCGTAGCTGACCTGTTCGCGCAGTGCCCAGGGCAGGTCGTTGTGACCGTCGACGACGGGCCAGCGGGCGAGCAGGTCCCGTGCCGCCTCCTGGGAGGAGCTCACTTGGCGCCGCCGAAGCCGAACCCGTTCGGGGTGGTGACCTTGCTGCGCAGCCGCTTGCCCTTCTCGGTGGCCTGGTCGTTCAGCTCCTGCTGGAACTCCCGCATCCGGCCCATGAGTTCGGCGTCCTGGGTGGCGAGGATCCGGGCGGCCAGCAGCCCGGCGTTACGGGCTCCGCCGACCGAGACGGTGGCCACCGGCACGCCGGCCGGCATCTGGACGATGGAGAGGAGGGAGTCCATGCCGTCCAGGTACTTCAGCGGGACGGGGACGCCGATGACCGGCAGCGGGGTGACCGAGGCGAGCATCCCGGGGAGGTGGGCCGCGCCCCCGGCGCCCGCGATGATCGCCTTCAGGCCGCGCTCGGCCGCCTCCTCGCCGTACGCGATCATCTCGCGCGGCATCCGGTGCGCGGAGACGACATCGACCTCGTAGGGGATCTCGAACTCGGCGAGGGCCTGGGCGGCGGCCTCCATGACGGGCCAGTCGGAGTCGGAGCCCATGACGATGCCGACCACGGGGGACGGGTCGGCGGGGCGGGTCTCGGGCGAGGGGCTGGAGGTCATTCGGTGATCGTTCCTCGCAGGTAGCCGGCGGCATGAGCGGCGCGCTCGCGCACGTCGGCCAGGTCGTCGCCGTAGGTGTTGACGTGTCCGACCTTGCGGCCGGGCTTCACATCCTTGCCGTACATATGGATCTTCAACTGCGGGTCCCGCGCCATGCAATGCAGGTACGCGTAATACATGTCGGGGTAGTCGCCGCCGAGGACGTTGGCCATCACCGTCCAGCGGGCGCGCGGGCGCGGATCGCCGAGCGGGAGGTCGAGCACGGCCCGGACGTGGTTGGCGAACTGCGAGGTGATCGCGCCGTCCTGGGTCCAGTGGCCGGAGTTGTGCGGGCGCATGGCGAGCTCGTTGACGAGGATCCGGCCGTCGGCGGTCTCGAAGAGCTCGACGGCCAGATGACCGACGACTCCCAGCTCCTGGGCGATGCGCAACGCCAGCTCCTGGGCCTGGCCGGCCAGCTCCGAGTCGAGGCCGGGGGCGGGCGCGATCACGGTGTCGCAGACGCCGTCGACCTGGAT is part of the Streptomyces platensis genome and harbors:
- a CDS encoding CGNR zinc finger domain-containing protein; protein product: MASRTAPDSLRCVQDLVNTLDIETGADALSADGGPGALLRAYGVSEPGPGEGELETLQALREALREVCLAHTAGTGVPEGTARTLERLFAAAPLVLAVRPEGGAALRPAPGLGGAGQFTAKVAAGIAAAVADGTWTRLKACEAHDCRWVFYDRSPAGRSRWCTMAVCGSRAKMRTYRARRAESG
- a CDS encoding VOC family protein, translating into MGLIKLGVVAVDCPDARGLANFYAQVLDWQVTGGDDEWIEIAGPTGRTLAFQQVPEADYRPPQWPGQEMPQQFHLDFDVRRADIDEAERKVLALGAKRVQGDAEGRDWRVYLDPAGHPFCLCLK
- a CDS encoding dipeptidase, with amino-acid sequence MSSSQEAARDLLARWPVVDGHNDLPWALREQVSYDLDQRDIATDQSAHLHTDLPRLRAGGVGAQFWSVYVRSDYAGDKAVTATLEQIDVVRQLVARYPDALRLARTADDMEAARAEGRIASLMGAEGGHSINNSLGTLRALYELGVRYMTLTHNDTIDWADSATDEPRHHGLSPFGEEVVREMNRCGMLVDLSHVSADTMRDALRVSTAPVIFSHSSARAVCDHPRNIPDDVLAQLPANGGVAMATFVPKFVLPAAGEWTLRADENMRAHGLHHLDTTAAGMTVQRAFEAANPRPKATAATVADHLDHMREVAGVDHLGIGGDFDGTAFTPDGLADVAGYPNLIAELLDRKWSEEDLAKLTWRNAVRVLRAAEAVAFG
- the purE gene encoding 5-(carboxyamino)imidazole ribonucleotide mutase, whose protein sequence is MTSSPSPETRPADPSPVVGIVMGSDSDWPVMEAAAQALAEFEIPYEVDVVSAHRMPREMIAYGEEAAERGLKAIIAGAGGAAHLPGMLASVTPLPVIGVPVPLKYLDGMDSLLSIVQMPAGVPVATVSVGGARNAGLLAARILATQDAELMGRMREFQQELNDQATEKGKRLRSKVTTPNGFGFGGAK